In Drosophila miranda strain MSH22 chromosome Y unlocalized genomic scaffold, D.miranda_PacBio2.1 Contig_Y3_pilon, whole genome shotgun sequence, a single window of DNA contains:
- the LOC117194700 gene encoding death-associated protein kinase related-like: MFTEKGIFPIGDGLLDVDAERFNGLLVSHDINEIYEVEQTPFARGKFAAVRRAIHKNTGSHFAAKFLKRRRRAQSSDKEIKHEIAVLILCEGEENIVNLNAVHETRSDTALLLELATGGELQTILDNEECLTEAQARHCMREVLKALKFLHDRSIAHLDLKPQNILLAGERIEDGLKLCDFGISRVVCEGINVREMAGTPDYVAPEVLQYEPLSLLTDICSVGVLTYVLLSGFSPFGGDTKQETFLNISQCALTFPDNLFGGVSPVAIDFIRRALRIKPNDRMSAAGCLEHAWLKDESSMDRQMYLQAQSDAEEEEEEEEDDLEDEEVEEPVAEEKAEEQEQQQQSQEQQKQQKPSSGSNKPTHNGHHRAHSNGSSSSISKILIATGKLLGSPISSTSTSTSTETTTAIHTLTSNGHGQSNTVCLSAKPTQIVTPTRRASDSDTENTYTATFVKKPPVQATIQLGSNGLDESATVVATLTLFPDAPTTPKVIRKAPTGESHGSATSVKALVKKFQLEETLVCPGHSSTSSHNGHSPVNGCGGSSGSSNGNNMRRSAGGNSSNISYSAAAATAARMNSIRRASDPLMAVYKKQPQNSGANSNSSSSNSNNPSPGSSPSSGSTATLLLNSHRLASASATGPASTVASTAVASSSSTKATATAHHLHHHHMRHDNTKNGKNTLNPHLPANHQTELPSRKLPRHQH; the protein is encoded by the coding sequence ATGTTCACCGAAAAGGGAATCTTTCCCATAGGCGATGGCCTTTTGGATGTAGATGCCGAACGCTTTAACGGATTGCTCGTGTCGCATGACATCAACGAGATCTACGAGGTGGAACAGACGCCGTTTGCCAGGGGCAAATTCGCCGCCGTTCGCCGTGCCATTCACAAGAACACGGGCTCCCATTTCGCGGCAAAGTTCTTGAAGCGACGCCGACGCGCACAGAGCAGCGACAAGGAGATCAAACACGAGATCGCCGTCCTAATACTCTGCGAGGGCGAGGAGAACATTGTCAATCTGAATGCGGTGCACGAGACCCGTTCGGACACAGCCCTGCTGCTGGAACTGGCCACTGGTGGCGAGCTGCAGACCATACTGGACAACGAGGAGTGCCTGACAGAGGCCCAGGCCCGCCACTGCATGCGAGAGGTGCTGAAGGCTCTCAAGTTTCTCCACGACCGATCCATTGCCCACCTGGACCTCAAGCCACAGAACATTTTGCTCGCCGGCGAGCGTATAGAAGATGGCCTCAAGCTCTGTGACTTTGGGATCTCGCGCGTTGTGTGCGAGGGCATCAATGTCCGCGAGATGGCCGGCACACCCGACTACGTGGCCCCCGAGGTGCTCCAGTACGAGCCGCTCTCCCTGCTGACGGACATCTGTTCCGTGGGCGTTCTCACCTATGTCTTGCTCTCCGGCTTCTCGCCCTTTGGCGGGGACACCAAGCAGGAGACCTTCCTCAATATCTCGCAGTGTGCGCTCACCTTTCCGGACAACCTATTCGGTGGCGTCTCGCCAGTGGCCATCGATTTCATACGCCGCGCATTGCGAATTAAGCCAAACGATCGCATGAGTGCCGCTGGATGCCTGGAACATGCCTGGCTGAAGGATGAGAGCTCGATGGATAGACAAATGTATCTGCAGGCTCAGAGCGATGCtgaagaggaagaggaggaggaagaagacGACCTTGAGGATGAGGAAGTGGAGGAGCCAGTGGCCGAGGAGAAGGCAGAGGAgcaggaacagcaacagcagtcacaggaacaacaaaagcaacagaagccaagcagtggcagcaacaaacCCACGCACAATGGCCACCATCGGGCCCACAGCAATGGGAGCAGTAGCAGCATCTCAAAAATACTCATTGCCACCGGGAAGCTCCTAGGAAGCCCCataagcagcaccagcaccagcaccagcacagaGACAACGACAGCCATACACACGCTGACCAGCAATGGACACGGACAGAGCAACACGGTCTGCCTGTCCGCCAAGCCCACTCAGATCGTGACACCCACACGTCGAGCCTCCGACTCGGACACGGAGAACACATACACGGCGACATTTGTGAAGAAGCCCCCGGTGCAGGCCACCATCCAGCTGGGCAGCAACGGCCTCGACGAGTCCGCCACAGTGGTGGCCACCCTGACACTCTTTCCCGATGCGCCCACCACACCGAAAGTGATCCGCAAGGCACCCACGGGAGAGTCCCATGGATCGGCCACCTCGGTGAAGGCTCTGGTCAAGAAGTTTCAGCTGGAGGAGACGCTAGTCTGCCCCGgacacagcagcaccagcagccacaacGGCCACAGTCCCGTCAACGGGTGCGGCGGCAGTAGCGggagcagcaacggcaacaataTGCGACGCAGTGCAGGgggaaacagcagcaacatcagctACTCGGCAGCAGCCGCGACAGCAGCACGAATGAACAGCATTCGCCGCGCCTCCGACCCGCTGATGGCCGTCTATAAGAAGCAGCCACAGAACAGCGGCGCCAACAGCAATAgttccagcagcaacagcaacaatcccAGCCCCGGCAGCAGTCCCAGCTCGGGCAGCACGGCCACCCTGCTCCTGAATAGCCATCGCCTGGCGTCCGCGTCCGCGACCGGTCCAGCCAGCACGGTCGCCAGCACCGCTGTAgcctcaagcagcagcaccaaagctactgccactgcccaccatctgcaccaccaccacatGCGCCACGACAACACGAAAAACGGCAAAAACACATTaaatccacacttacctgccaatcaccagacagagctgcccagcaggaagctgcctcgccatcaacactGA